In Marinicauda algicola, one DNA window encodes the following:
- a CDS encoding GAF domain-containing protein — translation MAEAMSTAPQGETRAEAYVRLKKEIASIVAGETSETARFATAACLLAHAFAPRFFWTGFYQVDPDKPGELVVGPYQGTLGCLRIPFGRGVCGAAAETGETQLVPDVHAFPGHIACDSRSQSEIVVPVFRADGSLAAVLDVDSADRDAFDETDRDGLEAICEILLKA, via the coding sequence ATGGCCGAAGCGATGAGCACCGCGCCGCAGGGCGAGACCAGGGCCGAGGCCTATGTGCGCCTGAAGAAGGAGATCGCCAGCATCGTGGCGGGCGAGACGAGCGAGACCGCGCGCTTTGCCACTGCCGCCTGCCTGCTCGCGCACGCTTTCGCGCCGCGATTCTTCTGGACGGGCTTCTACCAGGTCGATCCCGACAAGCCCGGCGAACTCGTCGTCGGCCCCTACCAGGGCACGCTCGGCTGCCTTCGGATCCCGTTCGGGCGCGGGGTGTGCGGCGCGGCGGCCGAGACGGGCGAGACCCAGCTCGTGCCCGACGTGCACGCCTTTCCCGGCCACATCGCCTGCGACAGCCGCAGCCAGTCGGAAATCGTCGTGCCGGTGTTTCGCGCCGACGGTTCGCTCGCTGCCGTGCTCGATGTGGACTCCGCCGACAGGGACGCCTTCGACGAGACCGATCGCGACGGCCTCGAGGCGATCTGCGAAATCCTGCTCAAGGCCTAG
- a CDS encoding ribose-phosphate pyrophosphokinase, protein MHLVLPLPGNERLARAVAGAAGFEIAEPDVRRFPDGESYVRLAGDVSGRDVVLVCTLADPDPAFLTLVFAADAARDLGARSVTLLAPYLAYMRQDKRFRPGEAVSSRSFARLVSSSFDRLVTVDPHLHRYPALDALYTIPATALHAAPLIADWIGREVKDPLPIGPDEESEQWVGAIAQRIGAPHAVLKKIRHGDRSVEIALPDLSQWKDRQPVLVDDIASSGQTLIEAATKLVEAGLERPVAAVIHPLFAGDAYARLKAVTRQIVSTDSVPHESNAISLAPLLAEALASPGTGRPGLVRKRREPEPEDAVERAGRESFPASDPPPWTPGSAVGGGKP, encoded by the coding sequence ATGCATCTGGTCCTCCCCCTGCCTGGAAACGAACGCCTGGCACGGGCCGTGGCAGGAGCGGCAGGGTTCGAGATCGCCGAACCGGACGTGCGCCGCTTCCCGGACGGGGAGAGCTATGTCCGGCTTGCCGGCGATGTCTCCGGCAGGGACGTCGTCCTGGTGTGCACGCTCGCCGATCCCGATCCGGCCTTTCTGACGCTGGTCTTCGCGGCCGACGCCGCACGCGATCTCGGGGCGCGCTCGGTCACGCTGCTCGCTCCCTATCTTGCCTATATGCGTCAGGACAAGCGCTTCCGGCCCGGCGAGGCGGTGAGCTCGCGCAGCTTCGCGCGCCTGGTCTCGTCCTCGTTCGACCGGCTCGTCACCGTCGATCCGCACCTGCACCGCTATCCGGCACTGGATGCGCTCTACACCATCCCGGCCACGGCGCTGCATGCCGCGCCGCTGATCGCCGACTGGATCGGGCGCGAGGTGAAGGATCCGCTGCCGATTGGGCCGGACGAGGAAAGCGAGCAATGGGTCGGCGCGATCGCGCAGCGGATCGGCGCGCCGCATGCGGTGCTGAAGAAGATTCGCCACGGCGACCGCAGCGTCGAGATCGCCCTGCCCGACCTGTCGCAATGGAAGGACCGCCAGCCCGTTCTGGTCGACGACATCGCCTCCTCCGGCCAGACGCTGATCGAGGCGGCGACGAAGCTGGTCGAGGCCGGCCTCGAGCGCCCGGTCGCCGCGGTCATCCATCCGCTCTTCGCCGGCGATGCGTATGCGCGCCTGAAGGCCGTCACCCGTCAGATCGTCTCGACCGACAGCGTGCCTCACGAGAGCAATGCGATAAGCCTCGCCCCGCTTCTGGCCGAGGCGCTCGCATCGCCCGGGACGGGCCGGCCGGGTCTCGTGCGCAAGCGCCGCGAGCCCGAGCCGGAAGACGCGGTGGAGCGCGCGGGCCGGGAGTCCTTTCCCGCCAGCGATCCGCCGCCCTGGACGCCGGGCTCGGCCGTCGGCGGAGGCAAGCCATGA
- a CDS encoding group III truncated hemoglobin — MGPESFKSHAAAPRAAQRAAFAHAIGIDEAMIERLVDRFYARVREDALLAPVFAAKIADWEPHLRQMYAFWSSVVLGTGRYHGRPMPKHAPLPVCGDHFDRWLALFEATAREVCPPRAAEIFIERARRIAASLEYAIALTRGADLAPGERLGEP; from the coding sequence ATGGGCCCGGAAAGCTTCAAATCGCACGCCGCCGCGCCGCGCGCGGCGCAGCGCGCAGCCTTCGCGCACGCGATCGGAATAGACGAGGCGATGATCGAGCGCCTCGTCGACCGCTTCTATGCCCGGGTGCGCGAGGACGCGCTGCTCGCCCCGGTCTTCGCGGCGAAGATCGCCGACTGGGAGCCCCATCTGCGGCAGATGTACGCCTTCTGGTCATCGGTCGTGCTCGGCACCGGGCGCTATCACGGCCGGCCGATGCCGAAACACGCGCCTCTCCCGGTCTGCGGGGATCATTTCGACCGCTGGCTGGCCCTGTTCGAGGCCACCGCCCGCGAGGTCTGCCCGCCACGCGCCGCCGAGATATTCATCGAACGCGCCCGGCGCATCGCCGCCAGCCTCGAATACGCCATCGCCCTGACGCGTGGCGCCGATCTCGCCCCGGGCGAGCGGCTGGGAGAGCCTTGA
- a CDS encoding DUF6481 family protein, translating into MKHNEQKSFADRRKDAEAAREKLLKKFKAAPGADDPRMKAKAAERQATAERREQRQAERDRANAEAAEQDRLDEAARAEAEKARAIAEADRLVTEEAERKAERDRRYAARKARRR; encoded by the coding sequence TTGAAACATAATGAACAGAAGAGTTTTGCCGACCGGCGCAAGGACGCCGAGGCGGCTCGCGAGAAGCTTCTGAAGAAGTTCAAGGCCGCGCCGGGTGCCGACGATCCGCGCATGAAGGCCAAGGCGGCCGAGCGCCAGGCGACCGCCGAACGGCGCGAGCAGAGACAGGCCGAGCGCGATCGCGCCAATGCCGAAGCGGCCGAGCAGGACAGGCTCGACGAAGCCGCCCGCGCGGAAGCGGAGAAAGCCCGGGCGATCGCCGAGGCTGACCGTCTCGTGACCGAGGAAGCCGAGCGCAAGGCCGAACGCGACCGGCGCTATGCCGCGCGCAAGGCCCGCCGGCGGTAG
- a CDS encoding xylulose 5-phosphate 3-epimerase — MSAFEHWRAGYGPIRHEAETVERIAALAASGRMEPDRLYALLAAADRLACAGMWTVAHMTYARRVDLSGAPLEADDFKPDPQGHTGGSLNMVPAFAGYLLANAICGHTRAWLMGQGHCVAAIEAVNALTGDVSPAQKGRYDRSEAGLSRLVSDFYSYAIDAKGYAGVPLGSHAGPFTAGAIAEGGYLGFAGVQYIHMPLPGERLVAFLSDGAFEEQRGSDWSPRWWRAEDCGLAVPVMILNGRRIEERTQIAQEGGAAWLAEDLAHNGFDPVLIDGRDPAAFAWAILEAEARLEAFKSGPERTYPAPLPYVIAETVKGFGFPGAGRNEAHNLPLPGNPHRDAAARALFNAGARDLFVPAGEIEAAVAALATHAAQGRPRESRHPLALRRPRAPDLPEPRWHALSEPPGCAMQAVDDFFVRLVDANPHLRVRVGNPDELRSNHMGGTLDRLKHRVNVPEEGVAEAVDGAVITALNEEAVAGAALANKGGLGLIVSYEAFATKMLGMLRQEIVFARRQRETGQAPGWISVPLIASSHTWENAKNEQSHQDPTIGEALLGEMSDTARVMFPVDANSAVACLSQVYAGRGEIACLVVSKRDLPHRLDAEAARRFARDGAVPVRGTPSQAALQIVAIGAYQLEEALKAAARFEASGVKTLVTALGEPARFRAPRDEIEAGFTADDETLEALFPAGLPRVLACHTRPEPMIGLLRRLDGGPRHTAARGYISRGGTLDVPGMLFANRSSWAHLVEAGAPLVRRVARDFLSAAEAAAIEGRGDPAVLQKARF; from the coding sequence ATGAGCGCATTCGAACATTGGCGCGCCGGCTACGGGCCGATCCGGCACGAGGCCGAAACGGTGGAGCGCATCGCGGCCCTTGCCGCCTCGGGCCGGATGGAGCCCGACCGGCTCTACGCGCTTCTCGCCGCCGCGGACCGGCTGGCCTGCGCCGGGATGTGGACCGTCGCGCACATGACCTACGCCAGGCGGGTCGATCTGTCCGGCGCGCCGCTGGAAGCCGATGATTTCAAGCCCGACCCGCAGGGCCATACCGGCGGGTCGCTCAACATGGTGCCCGCCTTCGCGGGCTATCTCCTGGCCAACGCGATCTGCGGACATACGCGCGCCTGGCTGATGGGCCAGGGCCATTGCGTCGCCGCGATCGAGGCGGTCAACGCCCTGACCGGCGACGTCTCGCCGGCCCAGAAGGGCCGCTATGACCGTAGCGAGGCCGGGCTGTCCCGGCTCGTCTCCGATTTCTACTCCTACGCCATCGATGCGAAGGGGTATGCGGGCGTGCCGCTCGGCAGCCATGCCGGGCCGTTCACCGCGGGGGCGATCGCGGAAGGCGGCTATCTCGGCTTTGCCGGGGTGCAGTACATCCACATGCCCCTGCCCGGCGAGCGTCTCGTCGCCTTCCTGAGCGACGGGGCGTTCGAGGAGCAGCGCGGATCGGACTGGTCGCCGCGCTGGTGGCGGGCGGAGGATTGCGGCCTCGCCGTGCCGGTGATGATCCTCAACGGCCGGCGCATCGAGGAGCGCACCCAGATCGCGCAGGAAGGCGGCGCGGCCTGGCTCGCCGAAGACCTCGCCCACAACGGCTTCGATCCGGTCCTCATCGACGGGCGCGACCCGGCCGCCTTCGCCTGGGCGATCCTGGAGGCCGAGGCCCGTCTGGAGGCCTTCAAGTCCGGCCCGGAACGGACCTATCCCGCCCCCCTGCCCTACGTCATCGCCGAGACCGTGAAGGGGTTCGGCTTTCCCGGTGCGGGCCGGAACGAGGCGCACAACCTGCCCCTGCCCGGCAATCCGCACCGCGACGCCGCCGCGCGAGCGCTGTTCAATGCCGGGGCGCGCGATCTGTTCGTGCCGGCCGGCGAGATCGAGGCGGCGGTCGCGGCGCTCGCCACGCACGCGGCCCAGGGCCGCCCGCGCGAAAGCCGACATCCGCTCGCGCTGCGCCGGCCGCGCGCGCCGGACCTGCCCGAGCCGCGCTGGCATGCGTTGAGCGAGCCGCCGGGCTGCGCCATGCAGGCGGTCGACGATTTCTTCGTCCGGCTGGTGGACGCCAACCCGCATCTGCGCGTGCGCGTCGGCAATCCCGACGAGCTGCGGTCCAATCACATGGGCGGCACGCTCGACCGGCTGAAGCATCGCGTGAACGTGCCCGAGGAGGGCGTCGCGGAAGCCGTCGACGGCGCGGTGATCACCGCGCTCAACGAGGAGGCGGTCGCCGGCGCGGCGCTCGCCAACAAGGGCGGGCTCGGCCTGATCGTCAGCTACGAGGCCTTCGCCACGAAGATGCTCGGCATGCTGCGCCAGGAGATCGTCTTCGCCCGGCGCCAGCGCGAGACGGGCCAGGCGCCCGGCTGGATCTCGGTGCCGCTGATCGCCAGTTCCCACACCTGGGAAAACGCCAAGAACGAACAGTCCCACCAGGACCCCACGATCGGCGAGGCGCTCCTCGGCGAGATGTCGGACACCGCGCGGGTCATGTTCCCGGTCGATGCCAACTCGGCCGTGGCCTGCCTGTCTCAGGTCTATGCCGGGCGAGGCGAGATCGCCTGCCTGGTGGTCTCCAAGCGCGACCTGCCCCACCGGCTCGACGCGGAGGCGGCCCGGCGCTTCGCGCGAGACGGCGCGGTGCCCGTTCGCGGCACGCCTTCGCAGGCGGCGCTGCAGATCGTCGCCATCGGCGCCTACCAGCTGGAGGAGGCGCTGAAGGCCGCGGCGCGCTTCGAGGCGTCCGGGGTGAAGACCCTTGTCACGGCGCTCGGCGAGCCCGCCCGCTTCCGCGCGCCCAGGGACGAGATCGAGGCCGGCTTCACCGCCGACGACGAGACGCTCGAAGCGCTCTTTCCGGCCGGCCTGCCGCGCGTGCTCGCCTGCCATACCCGGCCCGAGCCGATGATCGGATTGCTGCGCCGCCTCGATGGCGGACCCCGGCACACCGCGGCGCGCGGCTATATCAGCCGCGGCGGGACGCTGGACGTGCCCGGCATGCTGTTCGCCAACCGGTCGAGCTGGGCCCACCTCGTCGAGGCCGGTGCGCCGCTGGTCCGGCGGGTCGCCCGCGACTTCCTCTCCGCGGCGGAAGCCGCCGCCATCGAAGGCCGGGGCGACCCGGCCGTTCTTCAGAAAGCCCGCTTCTAG
- the pyrC gene encoding dihydroorotase — MSVLEIATPDDWHLHLRDGEALRYTVPATSRCFARAIVMPNLKPPVTTVADAAAYRERILAHLPEGHAFEPLMTLYLTDRTTPEEIDAAADSDFVHACKLYPAGATTNSASGVSRIENLYRVFERMEERDLPLLVHGEVTECGVDIFDREQVFIERHLIPVRDRFPALRIVLEHITTAEAVDFVLSSPANVGATITPQHLLYNRNDMLVGGIRPHLYCLPILKAQRHQGALREAAISGNAKFFLGTDSAPHERATKETACGCAGCYSAPFAIELYATIFDQLGALDRLEGFASQFGADFYRLPRNTGMIRLERAGNTIPASLPYAEDGTIVPLAAGQTLDWQLVTPQH, encoded by the coding sequence ATGTCCGTTCTCGAAATCGCCACGCCCGACGACTGGCATCTCCACCTGCGGGACGGCGAGGCGCTTCGCTACACGGTGCCTGCCACGAGCCGGTGCTTCGCGCGCGCCATCGTCATGCCGAACCTGAAGCCGCCGGTGACCACGGTCGCCGACGCGGCCGCATATCGCGAGCGCATCCTGGCCCATCTTCCCGAAGGCCACGCCTTCGAGCCGCTGATGACGCTGTACCTGACCGACCGCACCACGCCGGAGGAGATCGACGCGGCCGCCGACAGCGACTTCGTCCACGCCTGCAAGCTCTACCCGGCCGGGGCGACCACGAACTCGGCCTCGGGGGTTAGCCGGATAGAGAATCTCTACCGCGTGTTCGAGCGCATGGAGGAACGCGACCTGCCGCTGCTCGTGCACGGCGAGGTCACCGAGTGCGGGGTGGACATCTTCGACCGCGAGCAGGTCTTCATCGAGCGCCACCTCATCCCGGTGCGGGACCGCTTCCCGGCCCTGCGCATCGTGCTGGAACACATCACCACGGCCGAGGCGGTGGACTTCGTGCTGTCCTCGCCGGCCAATGTCGGCGCGACCATCACCCCCCAGCACCTGCTCTACAATCGCAACGACATGCTGGTCGGCGGCATCCGCCCGCACCTCTACTGCCTGCCCATCCTGAAGGCGCAGCGCCACCAGGGCGCGCTGCGCGAGGCGGCGATCAGCGGCAATGCGAAATTCTTCCTCGGCACCGATTCCGCACCGCACGAGCGCGCGACCAAGGAAACCGCCTGCGGCTGCGCGGGCTGCTACAGCGCGCCCTTCGCGATCGAGCTCTACGCCACGATCTTCGACCAGCTGGGCGCCCTCGACCGGCTGGAAGGCTTCGCCTCGCAGTTCGGCGCCGATTTCTACCGCCTGCCGCGCAATACCGGCATGATCAGGCTGGAACGCGCGGGCAACACCATCCCCGCTTCCCTGCCCTACGCCGAAGACGGCACCATCGTCCCGCTCGCGGCGGGACAGACGCTCGACTGGCAGCTGGTCACGCCGCAGCACTGA
- a CDS encoding glutathione S-transferase family protein: MRAYKLITAFGSPASNKVRAYLRWRDLPFRETAATALVLKSEVRPRLKNVKVPVLVTPSHETLQDSRLIFDAVEKSEPGEPLSPKYGHHRFAMGLIEAFGDEVLAPAAVYHFWSGNIAAAAGGLGAMVYPGLEPDLQRRYARILSGQLMNALEQRGFSARTARRTRALLQRTIAALETHFQSSRFLLEDRPCSADFSLFGALALLRELLDGSDRTLPDSPNVRRWMADVNAPWDQVGGRYRKAYAVPESLAAVCEVAAGAFLPEALETCGAVTEWAECNPGRINLPARLGKRKIPADEGETVQQLRPATQWVFQRVIAPLHEDLPDAQRRAGEELLGAIGFKRLAEFRPERDVLQEHHEFTVNLKAALPSREESEASREVTGALLKAREGAEATRDLDRMILG, encoded by the coding sequence ATGCGCGCCTACAAGCTGATCACGGCGTTCGGCTCCCCGGCGTCGAACAAGGTGCGCGCCTATCTGCGCTGGCGCGACCTGCCGTTCCGGGAAACCGCGGCGACCGCGCTCGTGCTCAAGTCCGAGGTGCGCCCGCGCCTGAAGAATGTGAAGGTGCCCGTCCTGGTCACGCCCTCGCACGAGACGCTGCAGGACAGCCGGCTGATCTTCGACGCCGTGGAGAAGAGCGAGCCCGGCGAGCCGCTGTCGCCGAAATACGGCCACCACCGCTTCGCGATGGGGCTGATCGAAGCCTTCGGCGACGAGGTGCTGGCACCGGCGGCGGTGTACCATTTCTGGTCCGGCAATATCGCTGCGGCGGCGGGCGGGCTGGGCGCGATGGTCTATCCCGGCCTCGAGCCGGACCTGCAGCGGCGCTATGCGCGCATCCTCTCCGGCCAGCTGATGAACGCGCTGGAGCAGCGCGGCTTTTCCGCCCGCACCGCCCGGCGCACGCGCGCCCTCCTGCAGCGCACGATCGCGGCGCTCGAGACCCATTTCCAGTCCAGCCGCTTCCTCCTCGAGGACCGGCCGTGCAGCGCGGACTTCAGCCTGTTCGGTGCGCTCGCCCTGCTGCGCGAGCTGCTCGACGGATCGGACAGGACCCTGCCGGACTCCCCCAATGTCCGGCGCTGGATGGCCGACGTGAACGCGCCCTGGGACCAGGTGGGCGGGCGGTACCGCAAGGCCTACGCGGTGCCCGAAAGCCTCGCGGCGGTCTGCGAGGTGGCGGCCGGGGCGTTCCTGCCCGAGGCGCTGGAGACCTGCGGGGCCGTCACCGAGTGGGCCGAGTGCAATCCGGGACGGATCAACCTGCCCGCCCGGCTCGGCAAGCGGAAGATCCCCGCCGACGAGGGCGAGACGGTGCAGCAGCTCCGGCCCGCCACGCAGTGGGTGTTCCAGCGTGTGATCGCCCCCCTCCACGAGGACCTGCCGGATGCGCAACGCCGTGCCGGCGAAGAATTGCTGGGCGCCATCGGCTTCAAGCGCCTGGCCGAGTTCCGACCCGAGCGCGATGTGCTCCAAGAGCACCACGAATTCACCGTGAACCTCAAGGCCGCGCTTCCCTCCCGCGAGGAGAGCGAGGCCTCGCGCGAGGTGACGGGCGCCCTGCTCAAGGCCCGCGAAGGCGCCGAGGCGACCCGCGATCTCGACCGGATGATCCTGGGCTGA
- a CDS encoding MBL fold metallo-hydrolase RNA specificity domain-containing protein: MLTLTCLGGAGTVTGSKHLLTHDGRRILVDCGLFQGLKNLRELNWEPLPVPASSIDAVVLTHAHLDHSGYLPRLVADGFTGPVFATPATRDVAELILRDAGYLQEKDAEYANRKGFSKHSPALPLYDLADAEASLEHFTLAEFGEETALPGGARLRFRRAGHILGAATAEIDWAGRRIVFSGDLGRYGDAMMVDPEPVERADYIVVESTYGDRVHEPGDPVDRLGDVIERTLKRGGTVLIPAFAVGRAQLLLYYLWQLKRAGRLDSTPIYLDSPMAIDATGLLHAHLADHRLDRESCRQMCAIAEYTRDVEQSKAITASAYPKVVISASGMATGGRILHHLKAFGRDPRNTLLFAGYQAAGTRGRALLAGKREVKIHGEWIGIEAEIVDMSQLSAHADSDELMTWLSGFRAAPARVFVVHGEPEASDALRVRIRRELGWEARVPRPEQVFEL; this comes from the coding sequence ATGCTCACGCTCACCTGCCTCGGCGGTGCCGGCACCGTCACCGGCTCCAAGCATCTTCTGACCCATGACGGCCGGCGCATCCTCGTCGATTGCGGCCTGTTCCAGGGCCTGAAGAACCTGCGCGAGCTGAACTGGGAGCCTTTGCCGGTTCCTGCGTCCAGCATCGACGCGGTCGTGCTGACCCACGCCCATCTCGACCATTCGGGCTATCTGCCGCGCCTCGTCGCCGACGGCTTCACCGGGCCGGTCTTCGCCACACCCGCCACGCGCGACGTCGCCGAGCTGATCCTGCGCGACGCCGGCTATCTGCAGGAGAAGGATGCCGAGTACGCCAATCGAAAGGGGTTCTCCAAGCACTCACCGGCTTTGCCGCTCTACGATCTCGCGGACGCGGAGGCGAGCCTGGAACACTTCACCCTCGCCGAATTCGGCGAAGAGACGGCCCTGCCGGGCGGGGCGCGCCTGCGCTTCCGGCGGGCCGGCCATATCCTGGGGGCCGCCACGGCGGAGATCGACTGGGCGGGACGGCGCATCGTCTTCTCCGGCGATCTCGGGCGCTATGGCGACGCCATGATGGTCGACCCCGAGCCGGTCGAGCGGGCCGATTACATCGTCGTGGAATCCACCTATGGCGACCGCGTGCACGAGCCCGGCGATCCGGTCGACCGGCTCGGCGACGTGATCGAGCGCACCCTCAAGCGCGGCGGCACGGTGCTGATCCCCGCCTTCGCGGTCGGGCGCGCGCAGCTCCTGCTCTACTATCTCTGGCAGCTCAAGCGGGCGGGCCGGCTGGATTCCACCCCGATCTATCTCGACAGCCCGATGGCGATCGACGCGACGGGCCTCTTGCACGCCCACCTCGCCGATCACCGCCTCGACCGGGAGAGCTGCCGGCAGATGTGCGCCATCGCCGAGTACACGCGCGATGTCGAGCAGTCCAAGGCGATCACGGCGAGCGCCTATCCCAAGGTCGTCATCTCCGCGAGCGGCATGGCGACCGGCGGGCGCATCCTGCATCATCTCAAGGCGTTCGGGCGCGACCCGCGCAACACGCTCCTGTTCGCGGGCTACCAGGCGGCCGGCACGCGCGGGCGGGCCTTGCTCGCGGGCAAGCGCGAGGTGAAGATTCATGGCGAGTGGATCGGTATCGAGGCGGAGATCGTCGACATGTCCCAGCTGTCCGCCCACGCCGACAGCGACGAACTCATGACCTGGCTGTCCGGCTTCAGGGCCGCGCCGG
- a CDS encoding DUF305 domain-containing protein, with amino-acid sequence MVLKTKLFVGSCLIALVSGLAAAGPAAAQEAPIVQPGAPGEDVRRLSAEEASRIAANRYSEDDVRFMQDMILHHYQAVQMADLVEGRTATPEIVAIAGRIDASQADEIAFMQGWLAERGEHAPDPANDPHAMHHGARHAQMAGMATPAEMEALAAASGTGFDEMFLGLMIAHHEGAVEMVDHLLAQRGSAYDPVLYDFVNDVRGEQQAEIRRMDTLLAGLSDDPRNGLAPGFRDAGQAISNLELVASLPKPTGFFDPENPAGLPPELPSGEEAEAEGGEEDEPRFAERSPFLSFSNTDMAFAGDLLAAGNYHGFNLYRLGGDEPRLISSVVCPGGQGDVSIVGDLLLVSVQDTRARIDCGRQGVSEEVSAERMRGLRIFDISDPLAPRQVGLVQTCRGSHTHSVVASDEETILVYNSGTSSIRSEEELAGCVEGLPGDENTALFSIDVIEIPVDDPAAARIVDSPRVFADDETGRIAGLWAGGDHGEGTQTTRRTDQCHDITVFPSANLAAGACSGNGIILDISDPRAPKRIDAVVDQGFAYWHSATFNNEGTKVIFTDEWGGGGRPRCRAQDPDTWGADAIYEIEDGRLEFASYYKLPSAQSETENCVAHNGSVVPVPGRDIFVQSWYQGGISVIDFTDAANPVEIAFFDRGPVDPDVLVSGGYWSSYWYDGRIYATEIVRGLDVFELAPSEHLTANEIEAAALADQGEAFNPQQQLPVSWPDHPVVALAYLDQLVREGALSAEAAEPLYGALASAREHVEAGSGDTALAAQLDRLARDLSSREAGSTAARRITALRDVMDAVADVLR; translated from the coding sequence ATCGTCTTGAAAACCAAACTCTTTGTAGGGTCTTGTCTGATCGCCCTCGTTTCCGGGCTTGCCGCGGCCGGTCCCGCCGCGGCGCAGGAGGCTCCGATCGTGCAGCCGGGCGCGCCGGGTGAGGACGTGCGCCGGCTGAGCGCGGAAGAAGCCTCGCGGATCGCCGCCAACCGGTATAGCGAAGACGATGTCCGCTTCATGCAGGACATGATCCTGCACCATTACCAGGCGGTGCAGATGGCCGATCTCGTGGAGGGCCGCACCGCCACGCCGGAAATCGTCGCCATCGCCGGGCGTATCGACGCCTCCCAGGCCGACGAGATCGCCTTCATGCAAGGATGGCTCGCCGAGCGGGGCGAGCATGCGCCCGACCCGGCGAACGATCCCCATGCCATGCACCACGGCGCACGCCACGCGCAGATGGCGGGCATGGCCACGCCCGCCGAGATGGAGGCGCTGGCCGCGGCGAGTGGGACCGGCTTCGACGAGATGTTCCTGGGCCTGATGATCGCCCACCACGAGGGCGCGGTGGAGATGGTCGACCACCTGCTCGCCCAGCGCGGCTCGGCCTACGACCCCGTGCTGTACGACTTCGTCAACGACGTGCGCGGCGAGCAGCAGGCCGAGATCCGGCGCATGGATACGCTTCTCGCCGGGCTGTCGGACGATCCGCGCAACGGCCTCGCGCCCGGCTTCCGCGATGCGGGCCAGGCGATCTCCAATCTCGAGCTGGTCGCGAGCCTGCCCAAGCCGACCGGCTTCTTCGATCCGGAGAACCCCGCCGGCCTGCCGCCGGAACTGCCCTCCGGGGAGGAGGCCGAGGCGGAAGGCGGCGAGGAGGACGAACCCCGGTTCGCCGAGCGCTCGCCCTTCCTGAGCTTCTCCAACACCGACATGGCGTTTGCCGGCGACCTGCTGGCGGCCGGCAATTATCACGGCTTCAATCTCTACCGGCTCGGCGGCGACGAGCCGCGCCTGATCAGCTCGGTCGTCTGCCCGGGCGGGCAGGGCGATGTCTCCATCGTCGGCGACCTCCTCCTCGTCTCGGTGCAGGACACCCGCGCGCGCATCGATTGCGGCCGTCAGGGCGTCAGCGAGGAGGTCAGCGCGGAGCGCATGCGGGGCCTGCGCATCTTCGACATCTCCGATCCCCTGGCCCCGCGCCAGGTCGGCCTGGTGCAGACCTGCCGAGGCTCGCACACCCATTCGGTGGTGGCCAGCGACGAGGAGACGATCCTGGTCTATAATTCCGGTACGAGCTCGATCCGTTCGGAAGAGGAACTCGCCGGCTGCGTCGAGGGCCTGCCGGGCGACGAGAACACGGCCCTGTTCTCCATCGACGTCATCGAGATTCCGGTCGACGACCCGGCCGCGGCGCGCATCGTCGACAGCCCGCGCGTCTTCGCCGACGACGAGACCGGGCGCATCGCCGGGCTGTGGGCCGGCGGCGATCACGGCGAGGGGACGCAGACCACGCGGCGCACCGACCAGTGCCACGACATCACCGTGTTCCCCTCGGCCAACCTCGCGGCCGGGGCGTGCTCGGGCAACGGCATCATCCTGGACATCTCCGATCCGCGCGCGCCGAAGCGGATCGACGCGGTGGTCGACCAGGGCTTCGCCTACTGGCACTCGGCGACCTTCAACAACGAGGGCACCAAGGTGATCTTCACTGACGAGTGGGGCGGGGGCGGACGCCCGCGCTGCCGCGCGCAGGATCCCGACACCTGGGGTGCCGACGCGATCTACGAGATCGAAGACGGCCGCCTCGAATTCGCGAGCTACTACAAGCTCCCCTCCGCCCAGTCGGAAACGGAGAACTGCGTCGCGCACAACGGCTCGGTCGTGCCCGTGCCGGGTCGCGACATCTTCGTGCAGTCCTGGTACCAGGGCGGGATCTCGGTGATCGACTTCACCGACGCGGCCAACCCGGTGGAGATCGCCTTCTTCGACCGCGGTCCGGTCGATCCGGACGTGCTGGTCTCTGGCGGATACTGGTCGAGCTACTGGTATGACGGGCGCATCTACGCCACCGAGATCGTGCGCGGGCTCGACGTGTTCGAACTTGCCCCGAGCGAGCATCTCACCGCGAACGAGATCGAAGCGGCGGCGCTCGCCGACCAGGGCGAGGCCTTCAACCCGCAGCAGCAATTGCCCGTGAGCTGGCCGGACCACCCGGTCGTCGCGCTGGCCTATCTCGACCAGCTCGTGCGCGAGGGGGCGCTGTCGGCCGAGGCGGCAGAGCCGCTCTATGGCGCACTCGCGAGCGCCCGCGAGCACGTCGAGGCGGGATCGGGCGATACGGCTCTGGCAGCGCAGCTCGACCGTCTGGCCCGCGACCTGTCCTCGCGCGAAGCGGGCTCGACCGCCGCCCGGCGGATCACTGCACTGCGCGATGTCATGGACGCGGTCGCGGACGTCCTGCGCTAG